The following proteins come from a genomic window of Pyxidicoccus sp. MSG2:
- a CDS encoding heme NO-binding domain-containing protein has product MQGVVFHELRGYAETRLGPHGWDSLLEQAGLPRRIYLAFRDYPDAEVLSLVDAASRMTGRPRQRVLEELGERLGPSLLRTYGVLVEPQWTVLDMVEHMERLHQQVRRDSRLRAPSIVCQRVRRDLVQVTYSSPRKLCGLGIGTIRGLARHLGQPVVVSERRCMHQGAPTCELEVSQLS; this is encoded by the coding sequence ATGCAAGGCGTTGTCTTTCACGAGCTGCGAGGCTACGCCGAGACTCGGCTGGGGCCTCACGGCTGGGACTCCCTGCTGGAGCAGGCGGGCCTGCCTCGACGCATCTACCTGGCGTTCCGCGACTACCCGGACGCGGAGGTGCTCTCGCTGGTGGACGCGGCGTCGCGGATGACGGGCAGGCCGAGGCAGCGCGTCCTGGAGGAGCTGGGCGAGCGGCTCGGGCCGAGCCTCCTGCGCACGTATGGCGTCCTCGTCGAGCCGCAGTGGACGGTGCTCGACATGGTGGAGCACATGGAGCGGCTGCACCAGCAGGTGCGCCGGGACTCGCGGCTCCGCGCGCCGAGCATCGTCTGCCAGCGCGTGCGGCGCGACCTGGTGCAGGTGACCTACTCCTCGCCCCGGAAGCTGTGTGGCCTGGGCATCGGCACCATCCGCGGGCTGGCCCGGCACCTGGGCCAGCCGGTGGTGGTGAGCGAGCGCCGGTGCATGCACCAGGGCGCCCCCACCTGCGAGCTGGAGGTCAGCCAGCTTTCTTGA